In Priestia megaterium NBRC 15308 = ATCC 14581, the following proteins share a genomic window:
- the thiT gene encoding energy-coupled thiamine transporter ThiT, whose amino-acid sequence MNDSKTGVRNVNKALPLQAKIEIAIFAALAFLIDLLPSIKIAIGVSISFSMVPIFIMCFRWGVKGGALSGFLWGILQLALGNAYILTPLQAFIEYVIAVTFIGFGGIFSSSIKGYLANNQRSKAFFFIILSLIIGSFARYFCHFIAGLIFWGFAAPKGMPVLWYSFSMNGISMIGSLLSCLVILSLLIPSASRMIVTKSHSS is encoded by the coding sequence ATGAATGATTCAAAAACAGGAGTGAGAAACGTGAATAAAGCATTACCTTTACAGGCTAAAATTGAAATAGCTATTTTTGCAGCATTGGCTTTTTTAATTGATCTTTTACCTTCTATAAAAATTGCAATAGGCGTAAGCATTTCGTTCTCTATGGTTCCTATTTTTATTATGTGCTTTCGATGGGGAGTCAAAGGAGGAGCTTTATCCGGATTTTTATGGGGAATATTGCAATTAGCTTTAGGAAATGCATATATTTTAACCCCATTGCAAGCTTTTATAGAGTATGTTATCGCTGTTACCTTTATTGGATTTGGCGGGATTTTCTCTAGTTCTATTAAAGGATACTTAGCTAATAATCAAAGATCAAAAGCTTTCTTTTTTATTATTTTATCTTTAATTATAGGAAGTTTCGCTCGTTATTTTTGCCATTTCATTGCAGGCTTAATATTTTGGGGATTTGCTGCACCAAAAGGAATGCCTGTCCTATGGTATTCTTTCTCGATGAACGGGATTTCGATGATTGGGTCGTTGCTATCATGTCTAGTTATCCTTTCACTGTTAATTCCATCCGCATCAAGAATGATTGTAACTAAATCACACTCATCATAA
- a CDS encoding amino acid permease, producing the protein MQEQQELKRGLKSRHLTMISLGGAIGTGLFLASGGAIHTAGPGGALLAYAIIGVMVYFLMTSLAELAAYMPEAGSFSTYASRFVDPSFGFALGWNYWYNWAITIAAELSAGALIMKFWFPNSSSILWSALFLLIMFGLNYLSVKGFGESEFWFSLIKVVTVIIFLVIGIMMIFGIFNNEAPGFKNFTLDDGPIHGGFFTVLGIFMAAGFSFQGTELLGVAAGESEDPEKTVPRAVKQVFWRILLFYILAIFVIGMLIPYTADSLASDDVRVSPFTLIFERAGLAFAASAINAVILTAVLSAGNSGMYASTRMLWNLAKDGKAPRFLAKVNKRGVPVNALIATALVGTLAFGASFFGDGAVYTWLLNASGMSGFIAWLGIAISHYRFRRAFVAQGHDLSELPYHAKLFPFGPIFAFILCAVVILGQNYSAFMGDSIDWYGVLVSYIGLPLFLIVWLGYKWTKKSKLIPLKECQVTVKKYE; encoded by the coding sequence ATGCAAGAGCAACAAGAATTAAAACGTGGGTTGAAATCTCGCCACTTAACGATGATTTCATTAGGAGGAGCCATCGGAACCGGCTTATTCCTAGCAAGTGGTGGAGCAATTCACACAGCAGGACCTGGGGGAGCGCTTTTAGCTTACGCTATCATTGGCGTCATGGTTTACTTTTTGATGACCAGCCTAGCGGAGCTCGCAGCTTATATGCCTGAAGCTGGTTCGTTTAGTACGTATGCATCTCGTTTTGTAGATCCATCCTTTGGTTTCGCTCTCGGATGGAACTATTGGTACAACTGGGCTATTACAATTGCAGCTGAATTATCCGCTGGAGCCCTTATTATGAAATTTTGGTTCCCAAACTCTTCTTCTATTTTATGGAGTGCCCTGTTTTTATTAATTATGTTTGGGCTTAACTACCTTTCTGTAAAAGGATTTGGTGAATCTGAATTTTGGTTTTCGTTAATTAAAGTAGTAACGGTTATCATCTTTTTAGTTATTGGCATTATGATGATTTTTGGTATCTTTAACAATGAAGCACCAGGGTTTAAAAACTTCACGCTTGATGATGGACCCATTCACGGTGGATTCTTTACTGTCTTAGGTATTTTTATGGCTGCTGGTTTTTCATTTCAAGGAACAGAGTTGCTTGGAGTCGCAGCTGGAGAAAGTGAAGATCCGGAAAAAACGGTTCCTCGCGCAGTTAAACAAGTCTTCTGGCGCATCTTGTTATTTTATATTTTAGCTATTTTTGTTATTGGGATGCTTATTCCATACACAGCCGATTCATTAGCAAGTGATGATGTGCGAGTAAGTCCATTTACTTTAATATTCGAACGAGCAGGTCTGGCGTTTGCAGCATCAGCTATCAATGCCGTTATTTTAACAGCCGTTTTATCTGCTGGTAACTCAGGTATGTATGCTTCTACGCGTATGCTGTGGAACTTAGCGAAAGATGGAAAAGCACCAAGGTTCTTAGCAAAAGTAAATAAACGAGGCGTTCCGGTGAATGCTTTAATTGCAACGGCACTTGTCGGTACACTTGCATTTGGTGCTTCATTTTTTGGAGACGGTGCGGTATACACGTGGTTACTTAACGCTTCTGGTATGTCTGGTTTTATTGCTTGGTTAGGAATTGCCATCAGCCACTATCGTTTTAGAAGAGCATTTGTTGCCCAAGGTCATGATTTGAGTGAACTTCCATATCATGCAAAACTTTTCCCTTTTGGTCCTATCTTTGCCTTTATTTTATGTGCTGTTGTTATTTTAGGTCAAAACTATTCGGCGTTTATGGGTGATTCGATTGACTGGTACGGTGTACTTGTTTCTTATATCGGACTTCCTTTATTCTTAATTGTTTGGTTAGGATACAAATGGACGAAAAAGTCAAAACTTATTCCGTTAAAAGAATGCCAAGTAACAGTGAAAAAATACGAATAA
- a CDS encoding GNAT family N-acetyltransferase, giving the protein MIIRYAKEEDLPMLVEIYNQSVQASAATFDLTPVTVEQRRSWFDNHISNELFPLIVAERDGVVAGYASLSSYRDKEAYIQTVELSIYIDKNQQGHGIGKQLMKRILELAKELNHHVVISGITKGNDISVKMHKQFNFTFCGEFKEVGWKFDQWQDVLFYQLIL; this is encoded by the coding sequence ATGATCATTCGTTATGCTAAAGAAGAAGATTTACCTATGCTTGTTGAAATTTATAACCAGTCTGTTCAAGCAAGTGCCGCTACTTTTGATTTAACGCCTGTAACAGTAGAGCAAAGAAGGAGCTGGTTTGATAATCATATTAGCAATGAACTCTTTCCGCTTATTGTTGCGGAAAGAGACGGGGTAGTAGCGGGCTATGCTTCGCTTTCTTCTTATCGAGATAAAGAAGCGTATATTCAAACGGTAGAGCTATCGATTTATATTGATAAAAATCAACAGGGGCATGGCATTGGAAAACAGCTTATGAAGCGGATTTTGGAATTGGCTAAAGAACTCAACCATCACGTTGTCATTTCAGGAATTACAAAAGGGAATGATATCAGTGTCAAAATGCATAAGCAATTTAATTTTACATTTTGCGGAGAATTTAAAGAAGTAGGCTGGAAATTCGATCAGTGGCAAGATGTGCTTTTTTATCAGCTTATTTTATAA
- a CDS encoding cysteine hydrolase family protein: MLRSRPVLLLIDVQEGFYSPQWGERNNLDAEKHMLTLLQAWRRQNYPVIHVQHASENPDSPLHPSSKGFQFKEGFGPQEDEYLIRKHVNSCFIGTELDSYLKANGYDTLILIGLTTNHCVSTTARMAGNLGYRTYIVNDATACFDGMSYDGKTRLPAEDVHTFALSSLHGEFATVVSTKETLQVLQTFQYAQNHN, translated from the coding sequence ATGCTACGTTCCCGGCCAGTTCTGCTGCTTATCGATGTACAAGAAGGGTTTTATTCACCACAGTGGGGGGAAAGAAACAACCTAGATGCAGAAAAACATATGCTGACGCTACTGCAAGCATGGAGGCGCCAAAATTATCCTGTCATTCACGTACAGCATGCATCGGAAAATCCAGATTCTCCTTTACACCCAAGTTCGAAGGGATTTCAGTTCAAAGAAGGGTTTGGTCCACAAGAAGACGAATACTTAATTCGCAAACACGTGAACAGCTGCTTCATTGGAACAGAGCTAGACAGTTATTTAAAAGCAAATGGCTATGATACGCTTATCTTAATAGGACTAACTACTAATCACTGCGTCTCTACGACTGCCCGCATGGCTGGAAATCTAGGGTACAGGACGTACATTGTAAACGATGCAACAGCTTGCTTTGATGGTATGTCCTACGATGGAAAAACAAGGCTTCCTGCAGAAGATGTACATACATTCGCATTGTCTTCTTTACATGGGGAGTTTGCAACGGTCGTTTCTACAAAAGAGACACTTCAAGTTCTTCAAACCTTTCAATATGCTCAAAATCATAACTGA
- a CDS encoding cupin domain-containing protein, which produces MDVKKASIKKGVGGKFEEVIKELLPAYTGYVEVQHDIAFQTHPSHTHPTDEILHILEGSIYFTVEHDTVLCQAGDRIHLPKQTVHSSKAGPDGCTYVISILK; this is translated from the coding sequence ATGGACGTAAAAAAAGCCTCTATTAAAAAAGGAGTTGGCGGAAAGTTTGAAGAAGTAATTAAAGAGCTGCTTCCGGCGTATACCGGATACGTTGAAGTACAGCACGATATTGCTTTTCAAACGCACCCATCTCATACCCATCCAACTGATGAAATTCTTCATATACTTGAAGGATCTATTTACTTTACAGTTGAACATGATACGGTTCTATGTCAGGCAGGAGATCGAATACATTTACCGAAACAAACGGTTCATTCCTCAAAAGCCGGTCCTGATGGGTGCACATACGTTATTTCCATTTTAAAATAA